The Sphingobacterium bambusae genome includes a window with the following:
- a CDS encoding glycoside hydrolase family 2 TIM barrel-domain containing protein: MMTNTITSACKIVWFFMFPLLLLGQSRPAVDSIPGFAYGEQAHPSGKEWESPEALSLNKELPHAYHFSFKKVESARAVLPEYSEYWRSLDGTWKFHWAKTPTERPQDFYRSDFNAAAWDDVPVPMSWNILGIQKDGTLKYGVPIYVNQPVIFQHQVKVDDWRGGVMRTPPQHWTTYIDRNEVGSYRRSFSVPADWKDKEVYINFDGVDSFFYLWINGKYVGFSKNSRNLASFNISKYLRAKGENIVAVEVYRNSDASFLEAQDMFRLPGIFRTVSISAKPKVQIRNLVAIPDLDSAYKQASLQVTAEVTNQAGQDVAGYAIRYSLYANKLYSDEGVKVDAINLRRSIGTVQKGATAVVDQALKVDNPQKWSAENPYRYTLIAELLDRKGKVVDVVSSYIGFRKVEIKDTPAQQDEFGLAGRYFYVNGKPVKLKGVNRHETNPEKGKVISRKQMEEEVKLMKRANINHVRNSHYPDDPYWYYLCDKYGIYLEDEANLESHEYYYGEASLSHPPEWKNAHVARNLEMVHATINHPAIVIWSLGNEAGPGKNFVAAYEAIKKVDVSRPVQYERNNSIVDMGSNQYPSIDWVREAVKGKYRLKYPFHISEYAHSMGNATGNLIDYWEAIESTNFFMGGAIWDWIDQSMYAYDKTTGERYVAYGGDFGDKPNDGTFVMNGLVFSDLTPKPAYFEVRKVYQNVAVRAVDMQMGTVEIFNKNYFNSLDDYDVLWSLWKDGVEIERKATFKGDVTNIAARTGRQVSIPYDFSSLDPQSEYFVKVQFLLKEDRPWAAAGEVQMEEQLLVKTADMWPSIVSVAKGEAIQINGEAGLKVLKGKDFVVKFDDATGSIYQLVYGGNILIRDGEGPRLDALRAPLDNDNWAYQQWFEKGLHQLKHRALQANAYPRADGAYVLSYTVESQAAHGATIRGGSSGTYTLDEHQDVPFNKSDFKFTSNYIWTVYPDGSIELQSSITSNNSSLILPHLGFAMQIPADYGQYSYYGRGPVNNYADRKTGQFIQRYDSTVEGQYFPWPKPQSTGNREDLRWCALTNSAGSGLLFVAKDQFAASALPWSELEMTLAPHTHQLPKSSGTHLYLLADVTGLGGNSCGQGPPLEQDRVRASAQRFGFLIRPLQQHNQALQAKVALAGNMPIRIVRDQKGEVQVASERGDSRLMVQVGNKPAQPYTTPFVLRDAAEVSAWYADNEKSKVSLRFPKIETISMQVLSASSQERGEGNAEHLVDGDPSTIWHTMYSVTVAQYPHWVDFDAGELKLVKGFTYLPRQNGANGRIKGYRLQLSTDGKNWSDTVAEGEFNRDGKLKTIMLAKPTKARFIRFTALSAQDGQDFASAAEFSVLAD; encoded by the coding sequence ATGATGACTAACACCATAACCTCTGCTTGCAAGATTGTCTGGTTTTTTATGTTTCCACTGCTGCTGTTGGGACAGAGCCGACCTGCGGTGGATTCTATTCCCGGATTTGCCTATGGGGAGCAGGCGCATCCTTCCGGAAAGGAATGGGAATCCCCCGAAGCATTATCCCTCAATAAAGAATTGCCGCACGCCTATCATTTCTCTTTTAAGAAGGTGGAGTCGGCACGTGCCGTGTTGCCGGAGTATTCCGAATATTGGCGCTCGTTGGATGGTACGTGGAAGTTTCATTGGGCCAAAACACCCACCGAACGGCCTCAGGATTTTTATCGGTCTGATTTTAATGCCGCAGCTTGGGACGATGTGCCCGTGCCAATGAGCTGGAATATCCTTGGTATTCAAAAGGATGGTACCTTGAAATATGGCGTGCCAATCTATGTGAACCAGCCTGTAATCTTTCAACACCAAGTGAAGGTAGACGATTGGCGGGGTGGCGTGATGCGCACACCTCCTCAGCATTGGACGACCTATATAGACCGGAATGAGGTGGGGTCCTATCGTCGTAGCTTCTCGGTGCCTGCGGATTGGAAGGACAAAGAGGTTTACATCAACTTTGATGGAGTAGACTCTTTCTTCTATCTGTGGATCAATGGTAAATATGTAGGGTTTTCAAAAAATTCTAGAAACCTCGCATCGTTTAATATCAGCAAATATTTGCGGGCTAAAGGAGAGAATATTGTTGCGGTGGAGGTATATCGCAATTCCGATGCTTCCTTCTTGGAGGCTCAGGATATGTTTCGGCTTCCCGGTATTTTTCGAACTGTATCTATCTCGGCCAAACCTAAGGTGCAGATTCGTAATCTCGTCGCCATTCCCGATCTCGATAGCGCATACAAACAGGCCAGTTTACAGGTGACGGCCGAAGTAACAAACCAAGCTGGACAGGATGTGGCAGGTTACGCTATTCGGTATAGTTTATATGCCAATAAGCTTTATAGCGATGAAGGTGTGAAGGTTGACGCCATCAATTTGCGGCGCTCGATAGGGACGGTTCAAAAAGGAGCTACCGCTGTTGTCGACCAAGCCCTTAAAGTAGACAATCCACAGAAATGGTCTGCAGAAAATCCGTATCGGTATACGTTGATTGCCGAGTTGCTGGATCGAAAAGGAAAAGTGGTCGATGTGGTGTCCAGTTATATAGGCTTCCGTAAGGTAGAAATCAAAGATACCCCGGCGCAGCAGGATGAGTTTGGTCTTGCCGGCCGTTATTTTTACGTAAACGGAAAGCCGGTAAAGCTAAAAGGTGTAAACCGACACGAAACAAACCCCGAAAAGGGAAAAGTTATCTCGCGCAAGCAGATGGAAGAGGAGGTGAAGCTGATGAAAAGGGCTAACATCAACCATGTTCGAAATTCGCATTACCCCGACGATCCCTATTGGTATTACCTCTGCGACAAATATGGTATCTACTTGGAGGATGAAGCAAATCTAGAAAGCCATGAATACTATTATGGTGAAGCCTCACTGTCGCACCCACCGGAATGGAAAAATGCACATGTAGCGCGCAACTTGGAGATGGTACACGCGACGATTAACCATCCGGCCATCGTGATTTGGTCTTTGGGTAACGAGGCGGGTCCTGGAAAGAACTTTGTGGCCGCCTACGAAGCCATTAAGAAGGTGGATGTCTCTCGTCCGGTGCAGTACGAGCGCAATAATAGCATTGTCGATATGGGCTCGAACCAATACCCGTCCATCGACTGGGTGCGCGAGGCGGTAAAAGGGAAGTACAGGTTGAAGTATCCCTTTCATATTTCGGAGTATGCCCATTCCATGGGTAATGCCACCGGCAACTTGATTGACTATTGGGAAGCAATCGAATCGACTAATTTCTTTATGGGAGGAGCTATTTGGGACTGGATAGATCAATCGATGTATGCCTATGACAAGACTACGGGTGAGCGGTATGTGGCCTATGGTGGTGATTTTGGGGACAAGCCTAATGACGGTACTTTTGTGATGAATGGATTAGTGTTTTCTGACTTGACACCCAAACCGGCCTATTTTGAAGTACGTAAAGTTTACCAGAATGTAGCCGTACGTGCGGTAGATATGCAAATGGGAACGGTAGAAATATTCAATAAAAACTATTTCAACAGTTTGGACGACTATGATGTGCTGTGGTCGCTATGGAAAGATGGTGTCGAAATCGAGCGAAAGGCTACGTTTAAGGGCGATGTGACAAACATAGCGGCAAGAACGGGGCGTCAAGTTTCGATACCGTATGATTTTTCTAGTCTTGATCCCCAATCAGAATATTTTGTCAAAGTGCAGTTTCTACTCAAAGAGGATCGGCCTTGGGCGGCAGCCGGCGAGGTGCAGATGGAGGAGCAGCTGCTCGTTAAAACTGCCGACATGTGGCCATCTATAGTAAGCGTAGCAAAGGGGGAAGCCATACAGATCAACGGCGAAGCTGGGTTAAAAGTGTTAAAAGGGAAGGACTTTGTGGTGAAATTTGACGATGCCACGGGAAGCATCTACCAGCTTGTCTATGGCGGTAATATTCTTATCCGCGATGGCGAAGGACCGCGCTTGGATGCGCTACGTGCACCACTGGACAATGATAACTGGGCTTATCAGCAATGGTTCGAAAAGGGACTGCATCAGTTGAAACACCGGGCCTTGCAAGCGAATGCTTATCCGCGAGCGGATGGCGCTTATGTGCTTTCCTATACGGTGGAATCACAGGCCGCACATGGAGCGACAATTCGCGGAGGAAGCTCGGGCACCTATACCTTGGACGAGCACCAAGATGTGCCTTTTAATAAAAGCGACTTTAAATTTACCAGCAATTATATTTGGACCGTCTATCCGGATGGTTCTATCGAGCTGCAGAGCAGCATCACGTCGAACAACAGTAGCTTGATCCTTCCGCATCTAGGTTTTGCTATGCAGATACCTGCCGATTATGGGCAGTACAGCTACTATGGTCGTGGTCCGGTAAACAACTATGCCGACAGGAAAACAGGGCAGTTTATACAACGCTATGATAGTACGGTCGAAGGGCAATATTTTCCTTGGCCTAAGCCACAGTCGACCGGAAATAGGGAAGATTTACGCTGGTGTGCATTGACCAATAGCGCTGGCAGCGGTCTGCTCTTTGTTGCAAAGGATCAATTTGCTGCTTCGGCTTTGCCTTGGAGCGAGTTAGAGATGACTTTAGCGCCCCATACGCATCAGTTGCCTAAAAGTTCCGGCACGCACCTCTACCTTTTGGCGGATGTGACTGGCCTTGGTGGTAACAGCTGTGGACAGGGACCGCCATTGGAACAGGATCGCGTCAGGGCTTCTGCACAGCGTTTCGGTTTTTTGATTCGGCCATTGCAGCAACATAACCAGGCCTTGCAGGCCAAAGTTGCCTTAGCGGGGAATATGCCCATCCGCATCGTGCGCGACCAAAAAGGTGAGGTGCAGGTTGCTTCCGAACGGGGCGATTCCCGCTTGATGGTACAGGTAGGTAATAAACCTGCACAGCCATATACTACGCCATTTGTGTTACGTGATGCGGCGGAGGTATCTGCTTGGTACGCCGATAACGAGAAATCGAAAGTTAGTCTGCGTTTTCCAAAGATAGAGACCATTAGCATGCAAGTGCTTTCGGCATCCAGCCAAGAAAGGGGAGAAGGAAATGCGGAACATCTCGTGGATGGTGATCCATCGACAATTTGGCATACCATGTACTCGGTAACCGTAGCACAGTATCCGCATTGGGTAGATTTTGATGCGGGTGAGCTTAAGCTAGTGAAGGGTTTTACGTATTTGCCTCGACAAAACGGAGCAAACGGACGCATAAAAGGCTATCGTTTGCAGCTTAGCACGGATGGTAAAAACTGGAGTGACACGGTGGCGGAAGGAGAGTTTAATCGTGATGGTAAATTGAAAACCATCATGCTGGCGAAGCCTACAAAAGCGCGTTTCATTCGGTTTACTGCCTTGAGCGCCCAAGATGGGCAAGATTTTGCCTCTGCAGCGGAATTTTCCGTGTTGGCCGACTAA
- a CDS encoding DMT family transporter produces MNWIILIIAGLFEVGFTSCLGKAKTTTGTEMYGWYGGFGLCLVVSMLLLMNATQSLPLGTAYAVWTGIGAVGTVLVGIIVFKEPADFWRVFFIVTLIASIIGLKAVSSH; encoded by the coding sequence ATGAATTGGATTATTTTAATTATCGCCGGTCTATTTGAAGTTGGATTTACCTCTTGCTTGGGAAAAGCAAAGACCACTACGGGAACCGAAATGTATGGTTGGTATGGCGGTTTTGGCCTTTGCTTGGTCGTCAGTATGTTGTTACTTATGAATGCAACCCAAAGCTTGCCCCTGGGCACGGCCTACGCCGTTTGGACGGGTATTGGTGCTGTGGGAACGGTCTTAGTGGGCATCATTGTCTTTAAAGAACCTGCGGACTTTTGGCGCGTGTTTTTTATCGTGACGCTTATCGCTTCCATCATCGGCTTGAAAGCGGTTTCCTCGCATTAA
- a CDS encoding thioredoxin family protein, whose translation MKRYLITLLAFCVSMQTYAQHREAVKWISFEQLSEALRVDPKPVFLFFHTDWCVYCRKMDSAVFTDPKIIHTLNNDYHAVRFDAESVDSLSFDGQILTNKRSKKRRGSYHDIAKILAARHGDFIFPTTLILSPDFTVKQRYFEYLSPEKLSNALQ comes from the coding sequence ATGAAACGATACCTGATTACCCTCCTTGCCTTCTGCGTCAGCATGCAAACCTATGCCCAACATCGGGAGGCGGTCAAGTGGATCTCCTTTGAACAACTATCGGAAGCGTTACGTGTAGATCCAAAACCCGTGTTCCTGTTTTTCCATACCGACTGGTGCGTGTATTGCCGAAAGATGGACAGCGCGGTGTTCACGGATCCGAAAATCATACATACCCTCAACAACGACTATCACGCTGTTCGCTTTGATGCGGAAAGTGTAGACAGCCTGTCCTTCGACGGACAGATCCTGACCAACAAGCGCTCCAAGAAAAGAAGAGGAAGCTACCACGATATTGCCAAAATCTTGGCAGCACGCCATGGCGATTTTATATTCCCCACCACATTGATACTAAGCCCCGACTTCACGGTAAAGCAGCGCTATTTTGAATATTTGAGTCCTGAGAAACTGTCGAACGCCCTGCAATAG
- a CDS encoding glycogen/starch synthase, whose product MAKTKILFVTHEMSPFLELSKISEITRQLPQAMQEKGFEIRILMPRFGNINERRNRLHEVIRLSGMNIVVDNNDNPLIIKVASLPAARMQVYFLDNEEYFQRKKVFRDEKGEFFADNNERSLFFCKGALETVKKLGWSPDVVHCHGWFSAMVPAYLKTTYKDDPAFKDAKVMYSLYANEEFGSLGAKYGEMAAQVDLSAEEAAPYGDGSYVDLYKGALSFTDIAVFPDGEVHPELKAYVEEKGIRSFTPSGDEDYEGFSEIFDEFSTVDAEAASA is encoded by the coding sequence ATGGCAAAAACGAAAATATTGTTTGTAACCCATGAGATGTCGCCTTTCCTTGAACTAAGTAAAATTTCTGAAATTACACGCCAGTTACCGCAAGCTATGCAAGAAAAAGGATTTGAAATCCGGATTCTTATGCCCCGTTTTGGTAATATCAATGAGCGCAGAAATCGTCTTCACGAAGTGATAAGGTTGTCGGGAATGAACATCGTGGTGGATAACAATGATAATCCGCTAATCATTAAAGTGGCTTCATTACCTGCTGCACGGATGCAGGTCTATTTTTTGGATAATGAAGAGTATTTCCAGCGGAAAAAGGTTTTTCGTGACGAGAAGGGTGAGTTTTTTGCAGACAATAACGAGCGATCGTTGTTTTTCTGCAAGGGAGCGCTGGAGACGGTGAAAAAGCTGGGATGGTCACCCGATGTGGTGCATTGCCACGGTTGGTTCTCGGCCATGGTACCGGCTTATCTCAAGACCACTTACAAGGATGATCCTGCTTTTAAAGATGCGAAAGTGATGTACTCGCTTTATGCTAATGAAGAGTTTGGCTCCTTGGGTGCGAAATACGGCGAGATGGCCGCTCAGGTGGATCTTTCTGCCGAGGAAGCTGCTCCATATGGCGACGGATCGTACGTGGACCTATACAAAGGCGCCCTATCGTTTACGGATATCGCTGTATTCCCTGATGGGGAGGTTCATCCCGAATTGAAAGCTTATGTGGAAGAAAAGGGCATTCGCAGCTTCACGCCCAGCGGTGATGAAGATTACGAAGGTTTCTCGGAGATATTCGATGAGTTTTCCACGGTTGACGCCGAAGCGGCATCAGCATAA
- a CDS encoding TonB-dependent receptor, protein MINIYYRLFALVLFLSPILLFAQNNLSGTVTTAQGEPVMQATVLVEGSSIAAATDSQGKFTLMKVPQDKSTIVIRAVGYQTSKKVLTAAQKSVPILIQLQEDNLAINEVVVSATRYGIDRREAPVVVNVLGPKLFNATQSVAMSETLAYQPGVRVENNCQNCGFSQVRLNGLEGAYSQILINSRSVFSALNSVYGLDQIPTSMIDRIEVVRSGGSALFGANAIAGTINIITKDPVENDWQIKSTNSLTGGSSWDNTLDFNTSFVEDDLMNGVTFYGMHRDRQPWDANGDGFTEITKLRNTTFGAKAFFKPSEFDKITVDMSVLNEFRRGGDRLDLAPHFSDITEQIQTNSIIGGITYDHYSKDWKHKLSLYASAQKSKRDSYYGGLGGARTHQDSVVAANSYGTTDDFAMVAGAQYNYNFERDVFTAGVEYNGNRTEDQIPAYQRSIDQRTHAVGTYAQYEWKLLDQLKALMGARYDYTYVDGTYQLLSNTRRSDQSFGTLSPRLTILYDITEALQFRGGYARGFRAPQAFNEDMHVTSIGGQQVFVLMGENLETEYSNAYTGSLNYTRNFGNTQASLLVEGFFTDLQNPFTTVMTSEEADIILQEMRNGSRSSVYGSNIELSVAPSSALSIQAGGTIQRAKYSEEQLIFEGETDADDIRTTRYMRTPNVYGYLNTNIKATKQFAVDVTGVYTGGMLVPHYQTDGRMIVKDAPDFMELNLRLGYTFAVKKNFNVEVFTGVQNMFNAFQKDFDTGPFRDSDYVYGPTKPRTYTFGVKIGHFH, encoded by the coding sequence ATGATCAACATATACTACAGGCTTTTTGCCCTTGTTCTTTTCCTCTCACCTATCCTTTTATTTGCGCAGAACAACCTCAGCGGCACCGTCACCACAGCACAGGGAGAGCCCGTTATGCAGGCAACCGTGCTCGTCGAGGGCAGCAGCATTGCCGCGGCCACCGATAGCCAAGGAAAGTTCACCCTAATGAAAGTACCACAAGACAAATCGACCATAGTGATCCGTGCGGTAGGCTATCAAACCAGCAAAAAGGTATTAACAGCAGCACAGAAAAGCGTCCCTATCCTCATCCAGCTGCAGGAAGACAACTTAGCGATCAACGAAGTGGTGGTCAGCGCCACACGCTACGGTATCGACCGACGTGAAGCCCCCGTTGTTGTCAACGTGCTCGGCCCGAAACTTTTTAACGCGACGCAGTCTGTCGCCATGTCGGAAACATTGGCCTACCAGCCCGGTGTGCGCGTAGAGAACAACTGTCAAAACTGTGGCTTTTCCCAAGTGCGGCTAAACGGACTCGAAGGAGCCTATTCGCAGATACTTATCAACAGCCGCTCGGTATTCAGCGCTCTAAACAGCGTCTATGGCCTCGACCAAATCCCGACCAGCATGATCGACCGCATCGAAGTCGTGCGCAGTGGTGGATCAGCCCTATTTGGTGCCAACGCTATTGCCGGGACGATCAACATCATCACCAAAGATCCCGTGGAAAACGATTGGCAGATCAAATCCACCAACTCGCTTACCGGCGGAAGCTCCTGGGATAATACCCTCGACTTTAACACCTCTTTTGTGGAGGACGACCTCATGAATGGGGTTACGTTCTACGGTATGCACCGCGACCGCCAGCCTTGGGACGCCAACGGCGATGGATTTACCGAAATAACCAAGCTGCGCAACACAACCTTCGGTGCCAAGGCTTTCTTCAAGCCTTCGGAATTTGATAAAATAACCGTCGACATGAGCGTGCTCAACGAGTTCCGTCGCGGGGGCGACCGCCTCGATTTGGCGCCGCACTTCAGCGACATCACCGAGCAGATACAGACCAACTCCATCATTGGTGGCATCACCTATGACCATTACTCCAAAGATTGGAAACATAAGCTATCGCTCTACGCTTCGGCGCAAAAAAGCAAGCGCGATAGCTACTACGGTGGCCTTGGTGGCGCTCGTACGCATCAGGATAGTGTAGTTGCGGCCAACTCTTATGGCACAACCGACGACTTTGCTATGGTGGCCGGCGCACAGTACAACTACAACTTCGAGCGCGATGTGTTCACCGCAGGTGTAGAATACAATGGAAACCGTACCGAAGACCAAATTCCGGCCTACCAGCGCAGCATCGATCAACGTACGCATGCCGTAGGCACCTATGCACAGTATGAGTGGAAGCTGCTTGACCAACTGAAGGCCCTAATGGGTGCACGCTACGACTACACCTATGTGGACGGCACCTATCAACTGCTAAGCAACACGCGTCGCTCAGACCAAAGCTTTGGCACCTTGAGTCCACGCCTAACCATCTTATACGACATCACCGAGGCCTTGCAGTTTCGCGGTGGTTATGCGCGTGGCTTCCGCGCGCCTCAAGCCTTCAACGAGGATATGCACGTCACCTCTATCGGCGGACAGCAGGTATTTGTGTTGATGGGCGAAAACTTAGAAACAGAATATTCCAACGCCTATACCGGCTCGCTGAACTATACGCGTAATTTTGGCAACACGCAGGCCAGCCTATTGGTCGAGGGATTTTTCACCGATTTGCAAAATCCGTTCACCACGGTAATGACCTCCGAAGAGGCGGACATTATCTTACAGGAAATGCGCAATGGTAGCCGATCCAGCGTATATGGAAGTAATATCGAGCTAAGCGTCGCTCCATCCAGCGCACTGAGTATCCAGGCGGGAGGAACCATACAACGCGCCAAATACAGCGAAGAGCAACTCATCTTTGAAGGCGAGACCGATGCCGACGATATCCGCACGACACGCTATATGCGCACGCCCAACGTGTATGGGTATTTGAATACCAACATCAAAGCGACCAAGCAATTCGCCGTCGATGTGACGGGCGTATACACGGGTGGCATGCTTGTACCGCACTACCAAACGGATGGCCGCATGATCGTTAAGGATGCACCAGACTTCATGGAGCTCAACCTCCGCCTAGGCTACACCTTTGCCGTTAAGAAAAACTTCAATGTAGAAGTGTTCACTGGCGTGCAGAATATGTTCAACGCCTTCCAAAAAGATTTTGATACCGGCCCATTTCGGGATTCCGACTATGTATATGGACCTACTAAACCGCGCACCTACACGTTCGGCGTGAAGATAGGCCATTTCCATTAA
- the panD gene encoding aspartate 1-decarboxylase codes for MLIEVMKSKIHRVRVTQAELNYVGSITIDEDLMDAANIVANEKVQIVNNNNGARLETYVITGERGTGTICLNGAAARMVQVGDIVIIISYAHMTPEEAKSHKPGLVFPDDNNKLIV; via the coding sequence ATGTTAATTGAAGTAATGAAGTCAAAGATTCACCGCGTTCGTGTAACGCAGGCTGAATTGAACTATGTGGGCAGTATCACGATAGATGAAGATTTGATGGATGCGGCAAACATCGTCGCCAATGAGAAAGTGCAGATTGTAAACAACAATAATGGAGCACGCCTAGAGACCTATGTCATTACCGGCGAGCGCGGCACAGGCACCATCTGCCTCAACGGCGCAGCAGCGCGCATGGTGCAAGTGGGCGATATCGTTATCATCATTTCCTATGCACATATGACACCCGAAGAGGCAAAATCGCATAAGCCGGGCTTAGTTTTCCCAGATGATAACAATAAATTAATTGTATAA
- the panC gene encoding pantoate--beta-alanine ligase translates to MKIFKTKEELQTHLCAHRQVDGKVALVPTMGALHQGHLALIQEAQQVAQLVVCSIFVNPTQFNDPKDLEKYPRPIENDIALLNAAGCDVLFMPSVEEMYPADDKPWHIDLGNLDSIWEGEKRPGHFQGVTQIVYKLFNLVEPDIACFGQKDFQQVMVIQRLVDSKKMPIRILICPTVRSAKGLALSSRNSRLSDEGKIKALCLYQALSYIKDHIGQQSVAEVKEAANKILIAAAEVTVEYLAICESRSLEEVSTVEPSNSYVALVVAWIEGVRLIDNMILS, encoded by the coding sequence GTGAAAATATTTAAAACCAAAGAGGAACTCCAAACGCATTTGTGTGCGCATAGACAGGTGGACGGCAAGGTCGCCCTTGTTCCGACCATGGGCGCATTACACCAAGGCCATCTCGCCTTGATTCAGGAGGCACAGCAGGTAGCTCAGCTCGTGGTATGCAGCATTTTTGTCAATCCCACACAGTTTAACGACCCAAAAGACCTCGAGAAATATCCGCGTCCTATAGAAAACGACATAGCGTTGCTTAACGCAGCAGGATGCGACGTTCTTTTTATGCCTAGCGTGGAAGAGATGTATCCCGCAGATGATAAACCTTGGCATATTGACTTAGGTAACCTCGATAGTATCTGGGAAGGTGAAAAACGCCCCGGACATTTTCAGGGCGTCACGCAGATCGTCTACAAGCTCTTCAACTTGGTAGAACCCGATATCGCTTGCTTCGGACAGAAAGATTTTCAGCAGGTGATGGTTATCCAACGCTTGGTGGATAGCAAAAAAATGCCGATACGCATTTTGATCTGCCCAACCGTGCGCAGTGCGAAAGGATTGGCCTTGAGCTCAAGAAACAGCCGCCTCTCTGATGAAGGAAAGATCAAGGCTTTATGCCTTTACCAAGCATTATCCTACATCAAAGACCATATCGGACAGCAATCGGTAGCCGAGGTCAAAGAGGCCGCAAACAAAATCTTGATTGCCGCAGCAGAAGTGACGGTGGAATACCTTGCTATCTGTGAAAGTCGTAGCCTAGAAGAAGTTTCCACCGTAGAGCCGAGCAACAGCTACGTTGCGCTGGTTGTTGCCTGGATTGAAGGCGTTCGTCTGATCGATAACATGATCTTGAGTTAG